A genomic stretch from Antarcticibacterium flavum includes:
- a CDS encoding DUF5676 family membrane protein: MYRLNVKKLGFAFGLTGALIYLGCMIVMATAGQDGTITFFNSLIHGLDTTSIIRMDVPLLEAFFGIIQTFILGWLIGACIGAFYNAQIKLKE, from the coding sequence ATGTATCGTTTAAACGTAAAAAAACTCGGATTTGCCTTCGGCCTTACGGGAGCACTAATTTATTTGGGATGTATGATCGTAATGGCAACAGCAGGACAGGATGGAACAATTACTTTTTTCAACAGCCTAATACATGGTTTGGACACTACCAGCATTATTAGAATGGATGTACCATTGCTGGAAGCGTTCTTTGGCATTATACAAACGTTTATTTTAGGTTGGCTTATAGGTGCTTGCATTGGTGCTTTTTATAATGCGCAGATAAAGTTAAAAGAGTAA
- a CDS encoding ATP cone domain-containing protein — MRGAAQIRKYSGELEAFDISKLQKSLNRAGADSNQVKTISKKVQEEIFDWISSKQIYQVAFKMLQDHSRVNASKYKLKKALMELGPSGDPFGRLWENYWTLRAFNPRLGSWSKGIVSRMKSTSSQKRKTVTT; from the coding sequence ATGAGAGGAGCGGCACAAATCAGGAAGTACTCAGGAGAATTGGAAGCTTTTGACATAAGTAAGCTCCAAAAATCTTTAAATCGCGCCGGAGCCGATAGCAATCAGGTGAAAACAATTTCTAAAAAGGTGCAGGAAGAAATTTTTGATTGGATAAGTTCAAAACAAATATACCAGGTGGCATTTAAAATGCTTCAAGACCATTCTCGTGTTAATGCATCAAAATACAAATTAAAAAAAGCTTTGATGGAGTTGGGCCCCTCCGGAGATCCATTCGGAAGATTGTGGGAAAATTACTGGACGCTGAGGGCTTTCAACCCGAGGTTGGGGTCGTGGTCCAAGGGCATTGTGTCTCGCATGAAATCGACGTCATCGCAGAAAAGGAAAACCGTCACTACATGA
- a CDS encoding type II glyceraldehyde-3-phosphate dehydrogenase, translated as MKKIAVIGYGVIGKRVADAIHLQNDMKLTGVCDVISDWRIQNAVRKEYNIYAATEDAADKMKAEGISVKGNIQELLKKVDLVVDCTPKNIAAQNIKMYKEIGIKFIVQGGEKHETTGHSFSAENNYKSAIKLNATRVVSCNTTSILRTLTALKRANLLDYARGTLLRRATDPWESHLGGIMNTMVPEKDIPSHQGPDAQSVDPDLDVITTAVKVPETLSHMHYWNVKLKKQVTKEEVLNVFKTTSRIKLIRYDQGLVSNNTIKEMFLDMGRPWGDMYEVALWEDMLKVVGDELFYAYVVDNQAIVIPETIDAIRALTGIEMDGAKSIAKTNESLGIH; from the coding sequence ATGAAAAAAATAGCAGTAATAGGCTACGGAGTCATTGGAAAAAGAGTGGCAGATGCCATTCATCTACAAAACGATATGAAGCTCACGGGAGTGTGCGATGTTATTAGTGATTGGCGCATTCAAAATGCCGTAAGAAAGGAGTACAACATTTATGCGGCTACCGAAGATGCCGCTGATAAAATGAAGGCTGAAGGAATTTCAGTAAAAGGCAATATTCAGGAACTTTTAAAGAAGGTAGATTTAGTCGTGGATTGTACCCCGAAAAATATCGCTGCCCAGAATATAAAAATGTATAAAGAAATAGGAATCAAATTTATAGTTCAAGGTGGAGAAAAACACGAAACTACAGGTCACTCCTTTAGTGCCGAGAATAATTACAAATCGGCTATAAAACTAAATGCTACAAGGGTTGTTTCCTGCAACACTACCTCTATCTTAAGAACATTGACCGCTTTAAAAAGAGCCAACTTACTCGATTATGCAAGAGGTACACTATTAAGAAGGGCAACTGATCCCTGGGAAAGCCATCTCGGTGGTATTATGAACACTATGGTTCCCGAAAAAGACATTCCGAGCCATCAAGGACCGGATGCTCAAAGTGTTGACCCTGATTTGGATGTAATAACTACGGCAGTAAAAGTACCGGAGACTTTAAGCCATATGCACTACTGGAATGTAAAGTTGAAAAAGCAGGTGACAAAAGAAGAAGTGCTGAATGTTTTTAAAACCACCAGCCGCATTAAATTGATTCGGTACGATCAAGGCCTTGTTTCAAATAACACCATTAAGGAAATGTTTCTGGATATGGGACGACCCTGGGGCGATATGTATGAAGTAGCCCTTTGGGAAGATATGCTAAAAGTTGTGGGCGATGAACTGTTCTATGCCTATGTAGTAGATAATCAAGCGATTGTAATCCCTGAAACTATCGATGCCATTAGGGCACTTACCGGAATTGAAATGGATGGAGCAAAATCTATTGCCAAAACCAATGAAAGTTTAGGAATACATTAA
- a CDS encoding NAD(P)/FAD-dependent oxidoreductase yields the protein MKNNSALNNSMDSTCMVADEICIPDSKFPRIVVIGGGFAGLALVEKLRHQKLQVVLFDKNNFHQFQPLLYQVATSALEPDSIVFPFRKQFNGYKNVVFRLVEVEEIQPSSNVIITNKGNVNYDYLVLATGTSTNFFGLDKIAQNSLGMKDIRDSLNIRHMMLQNLEQAAITCNDEERDALTNFVIVGGGPAGVEMAGALAEFRKYILPKDYPEYPSSIMNIYLIEAIDELLSTMSDKASSKTLKYLENLNVNVLLNESVSDYDGAQVITKSGKSILAKNLIWTAGVKGQFPKGIDEKHVVRGNRIKTDSNLKVEGYENIFAIGDIAAIITEETPKGHPQVAQAAIQQGKYLGNSILNIIKDKPIKPFQYSDKGSLATVGKRKAVADLGQFKFAGYFAWLLWSIVHLMSISGFRNRLMVGFNWAVSYFTYEKSNRVIIRNFKNNNTIVKPKASNLETISKNNN from the coding sequence ATGAAAAATAACAGCGCACTTAACAACTCAATGGATTCTACTTGTATGGTAGCAGATGAAATCTGTATTCCAGATTCCAAATTCCCACGAATAGTTGTCATTGGTGGAGGGTTTGCAGGTTTGGCTTTGGTAGAAAAACTAAGACATCAAAAGTTGCAAGTGGTGTTGTTCGATAAAAATAACTTTCATCAATTTCAACCTTTGTTATACCAAGTGGCTACAAGCGCGTTGGAACCGGATAGTATAGTATTTCCATTTAGAAAGCAATTCAATGGCTACAAAAATGTAGTATTCCGTTTGGTTGAAGTAGAAGAAATTCAACCCTCTTCAAATGTGATAATAACCAACAAAGGAAATGTTAATTACGATTATTTGGTGTTGGCTACAGGCACAAGCACCAATTTCTTTGGGTTAGACAAAATAGCCCAAAACAGCTTGGGAATGAAAGATATTCGCGATTCCCTAAACATCCGCCATATGATGTTGCAAAATTTGGAACAGGCGGCCATTACCTGTAACGATGAAGAACGGGATGCACTGACCAATTTCGTTATCGTTGGCGGTGGTCCGGCAGGTGTAGAAATGGCAGGAGCCTTGGCTGAATTCCGTAAATATATTTTACCGAAAGATTACCCGGAATACCCTTCTTCTATAATGAACATCTATTTGATTGAAGCCATTGATGAGTTGTTAAGCACGATGTCAGACAAAGCCTCATCAAAAACACTAAAATATTTGGAAAATTTGAATGTAAACGTATTACTCAATGAATCCGTAAGTGATTATGACGGGGCACAGGTTATCACAAAAAGTGGCAAGTCCATTTTGGCTAAAAACCTCATCTGGACAGCAGGTGTAAAAGGACAGTTCCCAAAAGGCATTGACGAGAAACACGTGGTTAGAGGTAACCGTATCAAGACCGATAGCAATTTAAAAGTAGAGGGCTACGAAAACATATTCGCCATAGGTGACATCGCAGCTATAATTACAGAAGAAACACCAAAAGGACATCCTCAGGTAGCCCAAGCAGCCATTCAGCAAGGCAAATATCTCGGTAACTCAATACTGAATATCATAAAAGACAAACCAATTAAACCTTTCCAATATAGCGATAAAGGTTCATTAGCAACAGTAGGAAAACGCAAGGCAGTGGCAGATTTGGGTCAATTCAAATTTGCTGGATATTTCGCCTGGTTACTTTGGTCTATCGTTCACTTGATGTCCATAAGTGGTTTTAGAAACAGATTGATGGTTGGTTTTAATTGGGCGGTAAGCTATTTCACGTATGAAAAGAGCAACCGCGTGATTATTAGGAATTTTAAAAATAACAACACTATAGTAAAGCCTAAAGCATCCAATCTCGAAACAATTTCAAAAAACAATAATTAA
- a CDS encoding membrane or secreted protein yields MKLIIITVILLALAVAGIAIKIWAKRDGKFAGTCASQNPKLNKNGEPCSFCGKTPEKFKDCDEPQHT; encoded by the coding sequence ATGAAACTTATAATAATCACTGTTATTCTTTTAGCATTGGCAGTTGCTGGAATAGCTATAAAAATTTGGGCTAAAAGGGATGGTAAGTTTGCAGGAACCTGTGCAAGCCAAAACCCTAAGCTCAATAAAAATGGCGAGCCCTGTAGTTTTTGTGGGAAAACGCCTGAAAAGTTTAAAGACTGTGATGAGCCTCAACATACTTAA
- a CDS encoding heavy-metal-associated domain-containing protein translates to MKQNFQINGISCGGCVARVKKTLEEHPNIEKAEISLTPKGTTKITMNESLSVAELQKQLDRLNGYTITAI, encoded by the coding sequence ATGAAACAAAATTTTCAAATTAACGGAATCAGTTGCGGTGGATGTGTAGCAAGAGTAAAAAAGACTTTGGAAGAACATCCCAACATCGAAAAGGCAGAAATCTCGCTAACGCCAAAAGGCACTACAAAAATTACTATGAACGAATCCCTTTCGGTTGCCGAACTACAAAAGCAGCTTGATAGGCTCAATGGTTACACAATTACAGCAATTTAA
- a CDS encoding SHOCT domain-containing protein has translation MYLYDGHFGGMHLVWWIIWIIFLAWIFFIPADIPYQRTKKDSPLDILKKRYAKGEISKEEFEESKKVLTSDN, from the coding sequence ATGTATCTATATGACGGACATTTTGGAGGAATGCACCTAGTATGGTGGATTATATGGATCATATTTCTTGCCTGGATATTCTTTATCCCGGCAGATATTCCATATCAAAGAACAAAGAAAGACAGTCCTCTGGATATCCTTAAAAAACGCTATGCAAAAGGCGAAATATCTAAGGAAGAATTTGAAGAATCAAAAAAGGTTTTAACCTCAGACAACTAA
- a CDS encoding lycopene cyclase domain-containing protein, whose protein sequence is MQNVWFIWSLIILALWAITYLSKKGHRKEMLKMSLITMPFGLTEPLFVPEYWFPPSLFDLAKKTGFDIESLIFSFAIGGIGTVLYNLIFKKNLAEIPQGERSHSMHRLHIYILFVPVIVFVLLAFFTPLNHIYCGTIALFSGGLATLYCRPDLKGKIWVGGFLFTLLYVIYFGSILLFYPQYVELYWNLENLTHILVLGIPVEELLFAFTFGMYWSGLFEHFYWRKLIHLNKARN, encoded by the coding sequence ATGCAGAACGTCTGGTTTATATGGTCGTTAATAATTTTGGCACTTTGGGCAATAACCTATTTGTCAAAAAAGGGGCATAGAAAAGAAATGCTCAAAATGAGCCTTATTACTATGCCCTTTGGGTTGACAGAACCCTTGTTTGTGCCGGAATATTGGTTTCCACCCTCGCTGTTTGATTTGGCCAAGAAAACCGGCTTTGACATTGAGAGTCTCATTTTCTCTTTCGCTATTGGTGGTATCGGGACGGTATTGTATAACCTTATATTCAAAAAAAACCTGGCAGAAATACCACAAGGCGAAAGAAGTCATAGCATGCACCGATTGCATATTTATATCCTCTTTGTTCCAGTGATTGTATTTGTTTTACTGGCGTTTTTCACGCCACTTAATCATATTTATTGCGGCACCATTGCATTATTTTCGGGAGGTTTGGCAACATTGTACTGTCGCCCGGATTTAAAAGGAAAGATATGGGTTGGCGGATTCTTGTTTACCCTACTGTACGTCATTTATTTTGGAAGCATCTTGCTGTTCTATCCGCAATATGTGGAGTTGTACTGGAACCTCGAAAACCTGACACATATCCTTGTTTTGGGAATCCCAGTTGAAGAATTATTGTTCGCCTTCACCTTTGGGATGTACTGGTCTGGATTGTTTGAACACTTCTATTGGCGGAAACTTATACACTTAAATAAAGCGCGTAATTAA